One window of the Trypanosoma brucei gambiense DAL972 chromosome 5, complete sequence genome contains the following:
- a CDS encoding chaperone protein DNAj, putative, giving the protein MGSKEDQVEEIRRLLRFSSGGADPFAVLQLDPQTCEVADVNRSFRRIVLKVHPDKCTVEKAADAFHIAESAHKMLSNEGVLIRLKVAHQRKKEREAALKEEEVRRKAREEVSGGTAGLGSSEDPNLSPAERQRRRRREQVVEQQLEATRLAEEAARKKQRLEREAKEKAELAAELERQRKEWKDLNLF; this is encoded by the coding sequence ATGGGGTCAAAGGAGGACCAAGTGGAAGAAATACGACGGTTACTGCGCTTCAGCTCTGGGGGAGCGGACCCATTTGCTGTGCTGCAGTTGGATCCGCAGACGTGTGAAGTCGCGGACGTTAATCGCAGTTTCCGCCGTATTGTGCTCAAAGTGCACCCAGATAAGTGCACAGTTGAGAAGGCCGCTGATGCATTTCACATAGCTGAGAGTGCACACAAGATGTTAAGTAATGAAGGTGTTCTTATTCGCCTGAAGGTCGCGCAccagaggaagaaggaaagggaagcagcactgaaggaggaagaagttcGGCGTAAGGCTCGCGAGGAAGTAAGTGGTGGCACAGCTGGACTGGGTTCCTCTGAGGACCCCAACTTGAGTCCGGCGGAGCGGCAGAGGAGGCGCCGACGCGAACAAGTCGTGGAGCAGCAGTTAGAGGCCACCCGGCTCGCCGAGGAGGCGGCGCGGAAGAAGCAGCGTTTGGAGCGCGAggcgaaagaaaaagcggagCTGGCTGCAGAGCTTGAACGACAGCGAAAAGAGTGGAAAGATTTAAACCTTTTCTGA